Proteins from a genomic interval of Anaerolineae bacterium:
- a CDS encoding solute-binding protein — MLTGCTGATGTTTGGAAEVSPGEGDALLLATTTSTDDSGLLAYLLPFFEEETGIRVDVIAVGTGQALKLGEDGNADVLLVHARELEDAFMEAGHGARREDVMYNDFIIVGPAEDPAGIGGMTEAAEALAKVASSGATFVSRGDESGTHAREKSLWRAAAIEPGGDWYVSAGQGMGAVLGMADEQRAYTLSDRATYLARKLEGLDLEILVEGDPLLLNRYGVIAVNPSKGPHIHADWAEEFVEWLISVPAQERIAEFGVAEFGSALFTPDSEPWRAAH, encoded by the coding sequence ATACTGACCGGCTGCACCGGGGCTACCGGCACCACCACAGGGGGAGCGGCGGAGGTGTCCCCGGGAGAAGGCGACGCCCTTCTGTTGGCCACCACCACCAGCACTGACGACTCGGGGCTTCTGGCTTACCTGCTGCCGTTCTTCGAGGAGGAGACCGGCATCCGGGTGGACGTGATCGCGGTGGGAACGGGCCAGGCGCTCAAGCTAGGCGAGGACGGTAATGCCGACGTGCTCCTGGTCCACGCCCGGGAGCTGGAGGACGCCTTCATGGAAGCCGGTCATGGCGCTCGCCGAGAGGACGTCATGTACAACGACTTCATCATTGTGGGGCCGGCCGAGGATCCGGCGGGCATCGGCGGCATGACTGAGGCAGCGGAAGCGCTGGCAAAGGTAGCCTCCTCCGGAGCGACCTTCGTGTCGCGAGGGGACGAGTCCGGGACCCACGCGCGGGAGAAGAGTCTCTGGCGGGCCGCTGCCATCGAGCCGGGAGGTGACTGGTACGTCTCGGCGGGGCAGGGCATGGGTGCCGTGCTGGGCATGGCGGACGAGCAGCGGGCCTACACTCTCAGCGACCGGGCCACCTACTTGGCCCGCAAGCTGGAGGGGCTGGACCTGGAGATCCTGGTGGAAGGCGATCCACTCCTGCTCAACCGCTACGGCGTGATCGCGGTGAACCCGTCCAAGGGGCCCCACATCCACGCCGACTGGGCGGAGGAGTTCGTGGAGTGGCTGATATCCGTCCCGGCGCAGGAGCGGATCGCTGAGTTCGGCGTGGCCGAGTTCGGGTCTGCCCTGTTCACTCCCGACTCCGAGCCCTGGAGGGCAGCCCACTAG